A genomic stretch from Microplitis mediator isolate UGA2020A chromosome 10, iyMicMedi2.1, whole genome shotgun sequence includes:
- the LOC130676437 gene encoding ras-related C3 botulinum toxin substrate 1: protein MSSGRPIKCVVVGDGTVGKTCMLISYTTDSFPGEYVPTVFDNYSAPMVVDGIPISLGLWDTAGQEDYDRLRPLSYPQTDVFLICFSVTSPSSFENVTSKWYPEIKHHCPDAPMILVGTKIDLRDDRETLTLLAEQGLSAIKREQGQKLANKIRAVKYMECSALTQRGLKQVFDEAIRAVLRPEPQKRRQRRCTLL from the exons ATGAGTTCAGGTAGGCCAATCAAATGTGTTGTGGTTGGAGATGGGACAGTCGGAAAAACCTGTATGTTGATATCTTATACGACAGATAGTTTTCCTGGTGAATATGTACCTACTGT atttgataattattcaGCACCGATGGTAGTTGATGGCATTCCTATCAGCTTAGGTCTTTGGGATACTGCTGGACAAGAAGATTACGATAGATTAAGACCATTATCATATCCACAGACAGATGTATTTTTAATCTGTTTCTCGGTAACAAGTCCATCGTCATTTGAAAATGTTACTAGCAAATGGTATCCGGAAATAAAACATCATTGTCCTGATGCACCTATGATCCTTGTGGgtacaaaaattgatttacGTGATGACCGTGAGACATTGACTTTACTTGCTGAACAAGGATTGAGTGCCATTAAACGCGAGCAAGGACAAAAATTAGCTAATAAG ATACGAGCAGTAAAATACATGGAATGTTCAGCGTTGACGCAGCGTGGTTTAAAACAAGTTTTTGACGAAGCAATACGTGCTGTATTGCGACCTGAACCTCAAAAGCGTCGTCAGAGAAGATGCACCCTATTGTAA